CCGTCTGCTGATGGGAGTGCAatccggtgtggtcgtctgctgatGGGAGTGGAatccggtgtggtcgtctgctgatGATGGGAGTGCAatccggtgtggtcgtctgctgatGGGAGTGGAATCCTGTGTCGTCCTGCGtcccgagatgccgttctgcacaccactgttgtgcTGCGCCGTTCTTTTTCTGTTTGTGGTGTAACAGTTTGACTTTAGTTCGTCCCCTCGCCCCTACtcaggctcgaaccagggacccctctgcacacatcaacaactgacacccacgaagcatcgttacccatcgctccacaaaagccgtggcccttgcagagcaaggggaactactacttcaagctctcagagcgagtgacgtcaccgattgaaatactattagcgcgcactaccgctaactagctagccatttcacatccgttacagtgGCACGCCTGTTAACTGGCACGATTTGTcattctcctttgacctctcatcaacgagctgatTTCATCcccacaggactgctgctgactggatgtttgtttgtttgtcgcaccattctctggaAACCTTAGACCCAGGCGAGGCAAACCCTGGTCCTGGAATGCCGCGGGCACTTCCTGTTTTTGATTTAACagacctggaagaccaggtgtggtGCCTTGTTGCAGTACCTGTGGCACTCCAAGAACCGGGTTGGCTAGCCCTGCCCTAGACACCGTCGTGCGTAATAATCCCAGGAGGCCGgatgtttctgagatactggaatcGGCGTGGCTGGCACTGACTCATACCACGCTCAGTCGCTTAGGTCTCTCATTCTGCTCATTTCTAACGTTCcatggaacagtaactgaatggctcgatgcctgtctgcctgctttatataggaagCCACGGCCacctgactcactgtctgtaggagtgaacCATTTCTGTGAATGGAGGGGTGTACCAATAAACTGGCCAATGAGTGTTCATGATATCAGCATTGGATAAAGATTCCTACACGGTACAGTAATCGTTCGGGTTTCTGAGTGTTTTGTCCGGGACTCTGATAGTTCCTTCCACTGAGCTGAGGGATGCGCACACACAGGAAAAGGTTGTGGTTTACACGGTTTCCTAGACTCTCACAGAAAGTGAGTTGCGGTATGTAGATTAATCCAACGGTAGGtacaaggttacacacacacacacacatctaccatATAAAATGTAATGCAAATCTTCCTATGAAGCTTGAAAAGTTGGAACTGTGAATGAATACAGTTTTCAACATGGAATGGTTTCAGACACTTCATAACATCTTGCAGAGTAATTGAAACTTTCACATCAAACCACTTCGATATCAaccaaccacaatacaaccacagtGAATGAATGAACCCGTTGTCCCTTCAATAGTCAGCTCTTTAATAAGAGAAAGGTTTGTGTCCaaaaatgactccctattccccaacaaggctctggtcaaaagtagtgcactatatagggagtagagcCTTTTTggtacacacacactaagacTACTAATATAATCACAATGAAGTGATCAAGCAGTCTCTCAAGAGGATTGAATTGACTGAAGAGTTTCATTTCCCATGAGTCCTAGGAAAAAAAGGAAGTTGAGTCATCGTATTGAAAAACAATGTTGAGTAATCGTTCATTCTCTGCTTGCAACAGAAGGTTCGCTGGCTGTTAGAACGTGACTAGGAGAAGATAAATCACTGAGACCTATTGATTTGACCAAAGATATAAAATGGTAGATTGGAGTCCTAGAAAGAGGGAAGTTGACTCATCGTTTAAACTGTGTAGTTATTATTTAAGATATAAAATGGTAGATTGGAGTCCTAGAAAGAGGGAAGTTGACTCTGTGTAAATATTAAACTGTAGTTATTATTTGCTCTTGAACAGAAGGTTAGCTGACTTGTATGTTCAACAGCGTGACTAGGAGAAGAGATCACTCTGACCTGTTTTACTTCAGACAAACCGTTTCTGACACTTGGCAGAGCCAACTTCTCTATCAGTCTTGGATGTAGAATGGACTGAACTAATCACCATGACGTGCATGAACAGACAAGTTTAGGTAGATCTTGCCAGATGTGTTCAGGCCAGCTCAACCTGTTGGAAGGGATTGCCTTCACTGTATCCCTACAACGTGACCAAAGCATAGAGGAGCTTGTTCTTCTGAGGGAAAAGGTGTATATGAAGAACCAGCTGAAACTGGGCCTCTGTCCTCCCAGTTTGGAGTCCACTTTAATGTGAAGATCCTTCTTCCTGCTTTCTAGTCCGGGAGCCGTTTGATTGACTCCTTGAAACCAGCGATTTTATTTCatacagccgtgtgtgtgtgtgtgtgtgttttccaggcTCAGTACTACGGTGAGATCGGCCTGGGGACTCCCGTCCAGACATTCACTGTGGTGTTTGATACAGGCTCCTCTAACTTGTGGGTCCCTTCCATCCACTGCTCCTTCACAGACATCGCCTGCTGTAAGTCgacactacactgactcaatcccACATGTATCGATACAGTCCTCTCAGATCCTCCACAAGTCCGTAGTGGTCTAGGGTTGCATTTTGGGGGAATGGGTCGTTGACTCGTACACACGTGACTGGAGCTAGAAGGACCTACTCACTTCTAGAACACTGGTTTTTATAAGCAGAATGAATATTAATGAGCTGCATGTGCCTATTAGTCCAATTCTAGGATTAATCTGTTTCTAAGAATCCTCTGTTTTATTCTTTGTTTGTTCTTTCTGCCGAATGCCGTTCCTCCATTTagttaaattattttatttgtttatttcaccttttatttaaccaggtaggccagatcacctttatttaaccaggtaggccagatcacctttatttaaccaggtaggccagatcacctttatttaaccaggtaggccagatcacctttatttaaccaggtaggccagatcacctttatttaaccaggtaggccagatcacctttatttaaccaggtaggctagttgagaacaagttctcatttacaactctgacctggccaagataaagcaaagcagttcgacacatacaacaacacagagttacacaaagaatgaacaaaacatacacacacacacacacacacacacacacacaggagtgttacacatggagtaaaacaaacatacagtcaataatacagtataaacaagtctatatacaatgtgagcaaatgaggtgagataagggaggtaaaggcaaaaaaggccatggtggcaaagtaaatacaatatagcaagtaaaacactggaatggtagttttgcaatggaagaatgtgcaaagtagagagaaaaATAATGCGGTGAAAAGGAGAAAAATGTCCTCTCCAAAATGCTTCAATGTGTTCTTGCTTCTAGGTTATATAACTACTGATATTGGCCATGTTGGACAGATTTAAAAGTGacacttcccttctctctgtctgtcagtgctTCACCACAAGTATAATGGTGCCAAGTCCAGTACGTATGTGAAGAACGGAACGGCCTTCGCCATCCAGTATGGGTCTGGCAGTCTGTCTGGGTACCTCAGCCAAGACACATGCACGGTAGGTTCCAAGGTTACACTCTTGTTTAAATAGACTGAAACGGTACTGTATAAATCAAATCCATTGTCACTTGTACTATTCTCCAAAGCaattcccttttttttttttaaggcagtttatttatttttgtgttaATGATTTTAAACAGCGTTTCTACTTTTCTGCCTGAAATTAGATTTTATTTGACGATGTAAAAAATACAATCTCTCTGTGTTTAGGTGTCAGTTTGGAGACCTGACGGTCTATAGGTGTGTTTAtaatggctgtgctgctcatctcTCTGGTAGATTGGAGGCCTGTCCATAGAGGAGTGTTTAtaatggctgtgctgctcatctcTCTGGTAGATTGGAGGCCTGTCCATAGAGGAGTGTTTAtaatggctgtgctgctcatctcTCTGGTAGATTGGAGGCCTGTCCATAGAGGAGTGTTTAtaatggctgtgctgctcatctcTCTGGTAGATTGGAGGCCTGTCCATAGAGGAGTGTTTAGGTGTCAGTTTGGAGACCTGACGGTCTATAGGTGTGTTTAtaatggctgtgctgctcatctcTCTGATAGATTGGAGGCCTGTCCATAGAGGAGTGTTTAtaatggctgtgctgctcatctcTCTGGTAGATTGGAGGCCTGTCCATAGAGGAGTGTTTAtaatggctgtgctgctcatctcTCTGGTAGATTGGAGGCCTGTCCATAGAGGAGTGTTTAtaatggctgtgctgctcatctcTCTGGTAGATTGGAGGCCTGTCCATAGAGGAGTGTTTAtaatggctgtgctgctcatctcTCTGGTAGATTGGAGGCCTGTCCATAAGAGGAGTGTTTAGGTGTCAGTTTGGAGACCTGACGGTCTATAGGTGTGTTTAtaatggctgtgctgctcatctcTCTGGTAGATTGGAGGCCTGTCCATAGAGGACCAGGGGTTCGGTGAGGCCATCAAGCAGCCTGGCGTAGCCTTCATCGCTGCGAAGTTTGACGGCATCCTGGGCATGGCCTACCCCCGTATCTCTGTGGACGGGGTCGCTCCGCCGTTCGACAACATCATGAGCCAGAAGAAAGTAGAGCAGAACGTGTTCTCCTTCTACCTCAACAGGTGAGACGGAGAGGAGTGCCTCACCGATTTGGCTCCGGAGTCCTTTTTGGAGATTTAGGCCTGGTTTCCTGGACATGTATAAGATAAGCCTATACTGTAACTAAAAAGTCCCAAGTCTATTGAAATAACtggttatttttatttaactaggtaagtcagttaagaaaaatatattatttacaatgactgcctaccaaaaCGCCTCAAAGTACCAGGTTTAATCTGTATCCAGGAAACTAGCTCAACAAGTCTGAGTTAAATTATAAAAATAGTAAAAGGACTGTTTGGTCTTGTTTGTGTGTCAGGAACCCAGACTCTGAGCCCGGCGGGGAGCTCCTGCTGGGAGGAACTGACCCTAAGTACTACAGTGGAGACTTCCAGTACCTCGATGTCAGCCGCCAGGCCTACTGGCAGATCCACATGGACGGGTGAGTGCTCTTCCTTCTCCTGTTGTTTATGTGCTGCCACTTCTGCCTCTGCTTGTGTTAGTTATGGTGGAGTTAGAGTAACTATCTCCTTCCTACATTAACCATCTGTTGTTGGTGGACACTATATTAGTATGTCTGTGGTCAGTTCTGTGTCAGAATTATTCAgtttacaacttttttttttaatgactttTTGAGCAGGTGAAATGGACGCAAAATTCAGTTTTGTGGACTGCGAGCATGAATGAAATCAACGCCTTTTTAACTATGTCGGGAGGGATCTGTAAACCTAAATGAGTTATTGGTTTAGTGTTTTAAATAGAGAAGCCTGTGAAAAGACAGATCTATTGTTACCTTGTGTAACCTCCTTCCACCAAGAGAGCTGGATTCAAACCTGTGTGTTTGTACAGGATGGGTGTGGGGAGCCAGCTGAGTCTGTGTAAGGGAGGCTGTGAGGCCATCGTGGACACCGGCACGTCCCTCATCACCGGCCCTGCGGCCGAGGTCAAGGCCCTGCAGAGGGCCATCGGAGCAACACCACTCATCCAGGGAGAGGTAAGACACAGGATCAACCCCACTCCTCTAGTTCAACACTGTGGTCCCCGACTACAGCTACGTTCCTCCTCCTAGTTCAACACTGTGGTCCCCGACTACAGCTacgttcctcctcctctagttcaacactgtggtccccgactacagctacgttcctcctcctcctctagttcaacactgtggtccccgacta
The sequence above is drawn from the Oncorhynchus kisutch isolate 150728-3 unplaced genomic scaffold, Okis_V2 scaffold2951, whole genome shotgun sequence genome and encodes:
- the LOC116371137 gene encoding cathepsin D-like isoform X1, which gives rise to MKVLYLCLFAALALASDALVRIPLRKFRSIRRTLTDSGRAAEELLAGQEHTKYNNLGFPSSSNGPTPETLKNFMDAQYYGEIGLGTPVQTFTVVFDTGSSNLWVPSIHCSFTDIACLLHHKYNGAKSSTYVKNGTAFAIQYGSGSLSGYLSQDTCTIGGLSIEDQGFGEAIKQPGVAFIAAKFDGILGMAYPRISVDGVAPPFDNIMSQKKVEQNVFSFYLNRNPDSEPGGELLLGGTDPKYYSGDFQYLDVSRQAYWQIHMDGMGVGSQLSLCKGGCEAIVDTGTSLITGPAAEVKALQRAIGATPLIQGEYMVNCDKIPTMPVITFNLGGQSYSLTAEQYVLKESQAGKTICLSGFMGLDIPPPAGPLWILGDVFIGQYYTVFDRDNNRVGFAKSK
- the LOC116371137 gene encoding cathepsin D-like isoform X2; amino-acid sequence: MKVLYLCLFAALALASDALVRIPLRKFRSIRRTLTDSGRAAEELLAGQEHTKYNNLGFPSSSNGPTPETLKNFMDAQYYGEIGLGTPVQTFTVVFDTGSSNLWVPSIHCSFTDIACLLHHKYNGAKSSTYVKNGTAFAIQYGSGSLSGYLSQDTCTIGGLSIEDQGFGEAIKQPGVAFIAAKFDGILGMAYPRISVDGVAPPFDNIMSQKKVEQNVFSFYLNRNPDSEPGGELLLGGTDPKYYSGDFQYLDVSRQAYWQIHMDGMGVGSQLSLCKGGCEAIVDTGTSLITGPAAEVKALQRAIGATPLIQGEVRHRINPTPLVQHCGPRLQLRSSSSSSTLWSPTTATFLLLL